TGAGATCATCTTAGCATCCTTGACCTCCCATTGGGCAAATTCTTTTTCATCAGTGGGAACCGTAGCAGAACTATCAATATGATTTGataattctttccctttcaaaaatatcttaaattgaaATTCCCATGTAGGAAAATTATTTCCAGTAAAGCGAACAATAGTATTCTCAATAGACATgatgaaaatcacaaaaatcaaATAAGCAGTAAATCCAACCCAAAAATAGATCCAAGTCAAAATCCAACCCAAAAGTATTTCCCGCAAACAAGTCAAAATAATAGTCCAAGTCAAAATCCAACCTAAAAGTAAATCTCACGGCAAAGTGACCCACTTGAAAACATGTGGCCCACGGCAAACCAGAATCAAATGGCCCacagatatataaaaaaatatgatagcaAATCAGAATCAAATGGCCCACGGCAAAAGAAATAAGAATGAAGTCCTACGGCAAAAACAATTTTTTCAGAAACCAGAAAGTGCCGACACAACCCCGGAACCGCAAAGCAAGcactggaaaaaataaaaaacactgcCCAGAAACAGAATCACGCAAACCAGAGAGGAACTGAACCTGCCGACAGCTACACAGAAGTGGTCGACCACCAATgattccaatggggctccaattatactattgactagtccttttggagtagaGCCCAAATGTGGCTTCAGCCTCCCATAGGGCATTATAGGAAGATTCTTATTTTGGATAGTTTAAGGAAGAGACGTGTTCAAAAAAGTAGATGCAAAACAACAAATTTAGGACCTAtgttttttgaaagaaaaatcaacttgcaaaaataaattagaagaaaaagaatcttaaaaaaactaaattagaagGAATCAACTAAAACTAGAAAAACaacttgaattaaaaaaaaaaacttaaaaacttacactaaattatttataaaataaaaaataaaaataaataaataaaaactgttgTTGGAGGGTAATACTCTCCATAGGTTGCTGCAGGGTTGATCATGTCCACCCCAAGGTGGGAAGATAACCTCTTCAGGTGACCGTGAGCCTCCCTGTGAGGAGGACAGAAACTCCTCTCTTTTCATGGGGTGGGGACTGCCACTCGTGTGTTGGCTGCAACCACTTTGGGATGGGGAGTCTTCCCCTCAACCTTGGGTACAATGCACAGGAGGGAACCTTGATCCTGTGGCCCCCATTTTTCGATTAATTTAGTTAGTGTTAATTTTTAACCTTTGCAGAAATTTTGTAATTTACTTTTCAATTGTTCTTGTGATTATGTGGCATTTTTAAGCACTTGCCACATAGTTTTGACTAGTTCTGATGCATTTTTTATGCACTTGCCGTGGATTTTTTACATGTGACGTGTCTGGTCATAATTTTCTGTCAAAATTCAATATGTTACCCGATGATTATCCCTGCatcttattctattttttaccACAAGGACCAATTGGTAATTAGGATGAACTTCAAGGAGTGATGCAGGATTTTTTTATGGCAAGAAGCAAGTTTGTgcctttattctattttgttcttgttttttttcattCCTAATCTTCTGTCTACATCTCCTTAGTTCTCAGATGTGACATCGTTTGATGTTTTCCACAATTGTATATCAGTGACTGTTTGATTGATAAACTTCCTTTGAACTAATTTGAAGGCTGAGGATAGAGCTCACAGGCGAGGACAAACAAGTGCAGTCAATATTTACATTTTCTGTGCAAAGGTTCTTTATCTCTTTGGTAATAAGATTTTGTTGACATTTCTCCTTTACATGAAAATTGATGCTATGGTCACCTTGCAGGGCACCTTAGATGAGTCACATTGGAGCTATTTAAACAGGAGTTTACGCCACATTTCATCTACAACAAATGGAAAATATGATGCCATACAAGAGATACAGGTATGCCCACCTTTATTCTTAAGCTACATAGATGACCATTTCAAGGAATCTGCAGATCTTAGTCTTGATAATCGCCTTAGAAATTATTCAAAAGTACAGCATATGCTTATTTCATTTATTCTGATGTACTTGACAGCAAATGACATGTGTTGCTTGGTTCCAAGACTCACTAGAAGTAATAGGTTACTATTTTTGATGTATAATTTATTGCTTAGCATACTAGAGAACTagtatatctctctctctctctaatggcTACCTTCAATTTTTTCACCAGAGATAACCCTTCTTCATCGTTAGTCTTTTCTCATCAATATTTCAATTTGGGTGATAAGATACTTTGAAATCAAGCCTTCTTTGCATAAGTTTGCTGATCTGATAGAGTAGAATGGGTCTGTCAAAACATCTTTTGACCAAGTCGAAGGTGTTCAAGTTCTTGGTTGAGGGTGGCAGCCATGTGCTATATATGACTGAGAGGAGTAGGATGCTTCTTAGAGAACCCTCACTGGACAGAATTGTGTAAGTTTGCTGATCTCATCATATCGGCAACAAAGCGAAAATCATGCAATAATGCTCTAATGCTCACGTCCATTACCTGGTGTTAGAAGAGTATGATGGTGGTGGGTGAGGGATTTCATACACTTACCGAAAGGCATGGATGGGAGGGGCTGGGAAGTTATCATAGAGAAACTGTGGAAGTCAAACAAGTGGAGGATTCTTCAGGGTAACCTCCAAATTGCTGCGGTGTGGAATATGATTCCCTTATGTCTCGTGGTGTAATTGGGTGGAAAGGAATGGTCGGATCTTTGAAGATCAAGAATGCTCTTTGGATGATCTTAGATGTTTCTTGTTCTACACCTTATTGCTGTGGGCTTCTGTTATTGTCCTCAATgagttttcattattttctttgtatCCATATCTAGCTTTTaacttgtaattaggtgttctCTTTTTACACTTCCTATGTACCTGGGTTTCACCTATTTCTTGATTCAATAAAGCTCTATTTTATCTATTAAAAGAAACATatcaccatctctctctctctctctctctctctctctctctctctctctctctctcaattaaaTGTTTTGCATTTGATCATTGAAGGAGATACTTGTGGTAGATCATTGGGTACAGATCTCTGTCTTTGCCTCTCTCCATTAAATGTTCTGCATTCAATCATTAAAGGAGATACTTGCGTGGATCCTTGGGTTACAGTCCTTGTTGTACATATTGTGATAATGTAAGGTTTTTTATGGCTAATTGGAAGCTTTAGTGACTAACATTGCCTGCATTAACAATTATGGTGGTGGTCTGTTTGTTGGATAAAATGCTTGCGGTGATGTGTGATTCTGGAAATTGGACTTTGCCTGAAAGTGATGTGTTGTATAAGTTGGACATTAAATCAATGTGTCGCCTTCAttatataagttattttttGAGGATTTTCCCAAAGCActcttatcattttatttttcttcaacgGGGGCTGGATGGAGAAGGTgcatcatattttctttttgtacaagtaattcatttttattaaaacacaCAATGGGGTGCCATCCAAGTAGACATGGTGTATACAGGAGAGGCACCTAGCAAGGGAGATGAAGGCAAATAGACAAACAAAAAATCTGAATAAGAATAAAATTGGCTAGAACAATTATGGGCCGACATCCAGATACAAAGTGTTTGCCTTGTAAAAATGATATCATTGACTATTccttcctccctctctctcgctcATGTCTGATTTCCAGGGTCTTGAGGGCCTCTGTTGTCCTTTAGTTGTCTTTGATTTACAATCATGGTGTAGAATGCAAAATGAGTCTTTTGGGGAAATGAAGCTGATAGGAGATTAATGATAGTCGTTTTATTGAACTAGGTTTCCCTTTGTGATTGGATAATATTTTTTGGCTTACACTGTTATCCTTGAATAGAagttattcattattttccgAACATATTAGCCATTGTTTTTGTTGTGAACGAGGTCTGGACTTTAGCTGGTTCATTAATCTTTATTTATGTTGTTGTTGCTAATGTTTTCTTACTTCCATATACCAACGTATTCCTTTTTGTTGGCAGGTTGATGGTGTCTCTTATTTGGAAACATCTGATAAAACTGATAGAAGTTGTAAAAATCAGATTATTGCAAAATCAGCATCTTCTAAATTCTCTAGAGGGACGGATAAATTGTCAGCTAAGAATTTGCAGCCATTTGATGCATCTGCCGAAGTAGCTACTGAAAAAAATGGGAGATTTGAAAGACCTTGTAGCTCTAGTGGTGGCATTCTGACCCAAAAAGATGATCTTCATACCAGTGTAAAACTTttaacattgaagaaaatacTAAAAGAATCCATTTTTTCCTTGTCTTTTTCCTGTTCCACTTCTGCTAGAAATTTGCTTCTTTAGTTTGCTGATAGACAATTTTTATTGGAAGAATAGGCTCATGCAGTTTCTGGTGAAGTTATCACCAAGGTtcttgtttcaaaccaaatattGGAAGGAAATGATTCTGAAGCTGAAATTGGAAGAACTGGCGAAATTTCACCCTGTAAGTTGAATGAGGGCAGTGAAGATAACCATAGACTTCAAAAGGTACTACTGGAGTAATTCTTGTGCGCAGACTGATTCACTAAACCAATTAATTCATATTGTGGAATATTGTTATAAATGCAGGAACTCACATTACACCCACCAATGATAGATTCGAATGGTCCTGTTCAGCCAATTGAATCTGATGAAAGTTACTTTGACCAAGTAGATTCTTTGCGATTTGAGGCAAGGCATTGATACCTAGTTATTCGTTTCCTGTCCTTAACAATTATGATGAGGATAAGTTGTGGTCTTTATGTGTCGCGAATTTGACGTGGTAGTTTGTATTCATATTTCTACAGGAACGCACAATAAAGTTGCTAAAAATTGATGTCTGTTGTCCTGAATGCAATTTTGTCTACAAGATCTTTGTGGTAGAATAATAAACTTATACATTAGGCAAAGTCAGAGATTGATTGTAACTTGTTTCCCATTTATGTACTGGGATTCAGAATGTCCTAAAATTGAAATGGTTAGTATTAGGCATCAAAATGTGAACTCAGTATGATTGTATGGGATTTAATCACCATTCTTTGGTTGACGCTCAAGATCTTTTACTTTGGAGGAAATGTTTGTTTACACCTAGAAACTAGAGCTTTTTTCTTCCTAAGAAACTTAAAGGTCTGTCAGCTGGGCTTCAAACTAAGCTCAATCTCTAGTGCTCTGTGTATTCAGGCTTGCATTACCCTGGATTGTATCTTGATACCTAGAATTTGGATATATTACTAAGATGGCTGTTTGCTTCATAGCACATCACCTGTGCCATCTTGGACCTGGGCTATATCTGATTTCTGTTACAATCTACAAGTTGGTGAGTACACAGCGTCCATTTtgaatgtttaataaatgtgaTCTGCTTTACTTACTCTTCAGGTGAGCCAATATACTGAGAGGATCCACTTGTATTCTTGCGTTCCTGGGACTGATTCGAGACCAAGGCCACTTTTTGAGAATTTCCGACCAGAGGAACTTGAGTCACTAAATTCTCCAGTTGAAGAGGATGGCAAAGGGGCAATTGTCAAATCGTTTAAGGACAACCCAACTTATAGGCACATTCTTGTGGCATTTGTGAATGAGTGGAGTAGATTAAGGCCCATTGACCGAAGAAAGTTACTTGGGAAACCGTTACAACTTCCTTTAACTGTTGAGTTGTGCTGCTTGAGCGAAAGCAGTAACCACAACAATGGGGTCTGTCTAATTGATAATTTGGACACTGATTCTATGTTGAAGATTATTATCTATATGATTATTATCTATATGACTTGGTAATAATTCTATACATTTCTTTACCAGGGACTGCTGAAAGGCGGAAGCAAGCGACGCAATACACCTTTATATGAGATTAGTCAGCCTTTACCATCAAATGCTGTGTGGAAAAAGGTTAATTTATGCAAAGGCTATGGCAAAAAGGAGAAAGAATACATGCAGGGTTGGACCCTGACAGATGAACCTCTCTGTAAACTGTGTCAGGAACCATGCAAGTAAGTCCAGATAAATTATCTTGGTATTAACTATATGGATTACTTGATTGATATTTATTACTTTCAGGGGCAACAATGCCAAGACGCCAGAATATTTTGAGGATCTTTTCTGTAATCTAGGCTGCTATGAAGAATTCCGTATAAGAACTAGCAACAGGTCCTTGCGTCAGGTTAGAAGATGAATTATACATTTCAATTAAAATGAGCTTAATTTCGTCTAAGATATCTTATCTTCACGTACATGGggcattataaattaaatatattggGTGATTTCTCAATATATATCCCTTGGTTTTTGCTTAATTATATTTATCTCTAGTAACCTTGAATCTTCAGgaactttttcaaatagaacATGGTATATGCACTATCTGCCAATTGGACTGTCATAAGCTTGTGAAGGACATAAGACCTTTATCATTATCAAGACGACAAGAGTACATTGAGAAAGCTGCACCAAATGTGGCTAGGCGAAGGAACTTGTAAGTTGATAGATGGAAAGTGCTAgtgttaattttatttatcatatacAAGTTGAATGGTGTGTTTGTTTGGCTGCATTTAGATAGGCAAGAAATCCTTGCTAAGTTTATGTTCTTTTATTGTGACAAATTATGTTCTCCATCTTTAGAATAAATAATGTTGTCCATTATTGAACAAGTTTTCGTAGACTGATATTTCTTCATTCCTAATCTGTTTGATATCCTGATCATCCAAAACTTGACAATATCTGTCTGATATCCTGCAGCCTTGATAAGCTTGTTAATGATCCCACTGAGGGTAATGCATGGCATGCAGATCACATTGTTCCTGTCTACCGAGGTGGAGGTACATATTTTGTCCAGAAATTATTGTTTAGGGTTTCCTCTCTTCTGAAGGGTGACCTATCTACTTTATGTCTGTTGTACCGGTTTATGTTTGCAGAAAGGATGACAGTTTGGGAGGTGAAAAGTGTGCGTTCCCCTAAAATCATGTATAGAGTTGCCTCGTTAATTAATTGAATGTAGTGGAATTGGTTTTACTTCGTAATACTTGCCTTTGGGTCACTTCATAATTTTTTCCCATTCTTTCACGGGCTTCCGAGGACGTGCAAGTATGAGGTCAGCCAGAAGTAGCACAGCCACACTCCACACAGTGTTTGGCCAAATCAGATTTGTTGCACTAACCTCCATACAGCAATCAGAATCTTGTGCCACTTGtgcaaaaccaacaacatactCATTAATCCATTTCTGAGCAAATCAGCTTTCCTAAGCCATTCATAATGGTTCTGGAGCCCTTACATTTGTTTACAGGACTACAATCTGATTGGAGCGTAAATAATACTGATTTGTCTCGGATGATATCAGCTATACAATAGACAGTGATAATCAAGAAGTCTCTTAACTGAATTAGAGAATAACAGTTTCTGGCGGTGGCCTTGCttccacttttttttcttttttactcttGCCATAATTTTGGAAAGGGTTAGTATCTTTTATTACAGCCTCTTTTTGGCTAGGCAATC
This Carya illinoinensis cultivar Pawnee chromosome 11, C.illinoinensisPawnee_v1, whole genome shotgun sequence DNA region includes the following protein-coding sequences:
- the LOC122281166 gene encoding DNA annealing helicase and endonuclease ZRANB3 isoform X6, which codes for MNEGSILVVCPAILRYSWAEELERWLPFCLPADIHLVFGHRDNPAHVKTCPRVVVISYTMLHRLRKSILEQEWAFLIVDESHHVRCSKKASEPEEIKAVLDMAIKVKRIVLLSGTPSLSRPYDIFHQIHILWPGLLGKNKYEFAKTYCAVQVVQSSQGKFYQDFSKGIRLEELNVLLTQTVMIRRLKERVLKQLPPKRRQIIRLLLKRSDIVSAKAAIRVVNGDASEKSVADDMNSQNLDEYDDCGDFCRSGKLSYQELGIAKLSGFREWLSIHPLVAESDSTEVLDLHSSSHKMIIFAHHHKVLDGIQEFVCEKGISFVRIDGNTLARDRQSAVLSFKSSTEVKVAIIGITAGGIGLDFSSAQNVVFLELPKSPSLMLQAEDRAHRRGQTSAVNIYIFCAKGTLDESHWSYLNRSLRHISSTTNGKYDAIQEIQVDGVSYLETSDKTDRSCKNQIIAKSASSKFSRGTDKLSAKNLQPFDASAEVATEKNGRFERPCSSSGGILTQKDDLHTSAHAVSGEVITKVLVSNQILEGNDSEAEIGRTGEISPCKLNEGSEDNHRLQKELTLHPPMIDSNGPVQPIESDESYFDQVDSLRFEVSQYTERIHLYSCVPGTDSRPRPLFENFRPEELESLNSPVEEDGKGAIVKSFKDNPTYRHILVAFVNEWSRLRPIDRRKLLGKPLQLPLTVELCCLSESSNHNNGGLLKGGSKRRNTPLYEISQPLPSNAVWKKVNLCKGYGKKEKEYMQGWTLTDEPLCKLCQEPCKGNNAKTPEYFEDLFCNLGCYEEFRIRTSNRSLRQELFQIEHGICTICQLDCHKLVKDIRPLSLSRRQEYIEKAAPNVARRRNFLDKLVNDPTEGNAWHADHIVPVYRGGGECRLENMRTLCVACHYDVTTAQCAERRSTRAKAKKQLKVIMHGLKHGQNTKETEDNVEEQGHSEKQNILESELLVKVPGSAYSVGRATGTGNEILEEPEAK